In the genome of Streptomyces sp. NBC_00433, the window ACTCGGCGCCGTATGAGCCCTTCGTCGTCCAGGACTTCGTCCCGAACCCCGGCTGGGACCACAAGCTGTGGGCCATCGGCCCGCAGGTCTTCGCGGCCCTGCGTCGCTCCGAGATCGCCCCCGCCGCCCCGGGCGGCGGCCCCGTCCCCCTCACCGACCTCCCACCGGCCTGGCCCGCCCTGGTCCGCCGCGTCGGCCAGGTCTTCGGCCTCCAGGTCTACGGCGTCGACGTGATCGACACGGGCGCCGGCCGCCCGCTGATCGTCGACATCAACGCCTTCCCCGGCGTCCGCGACCAGCCGGGCGCCCCGGAAGCCCTGGCCGAGCTGGTGCTAGGGGCCCTCGCCGACGGCGTCCACGGCAGCCCGGATCGCGCGCGGCTGCCCGAGTAGGTCGGTGTTGTCCGCCCACTGGTCCACCCCGCCCACCAGCGGCAGGGCCCGCAGCTCCGGGTCGGTGACGGTATGGGCCAGCGCCTGCGCGAAGCGCTCCGCATGCAGCACGAGGTAGGGGCGTGAGTGGTAGGGGCGCCGCGTCGGGTCCACCCAGGCGGCGAGCCCGGACGCGTTCTGCTGGGCGGCCACCGCCTCGTAGGCGTCGCACAGGCACGCCTCCCTGACCTCGGCGTCCGTCGCCGCCAGCGCCCCACGCAGCGCGGGCCCGACCGTCCGGGCCGCGTCCAGCCGGGCGAAGGCACTCCCGAGCCACTTGCCGTAGGGGGCGTAGCGGCGTTCGAGCAGCAGGCACAGGCGCATCACGTCCCGCGCCAGGCGGGCGGCGACCACCGCGGAGCCGAGGTCGTCCCCGACCTCCGCGCACCGCCCGACGAACGCCTCCTCCTGCGACAACCGCTGCCACTGGCAGGCCAGCAGATAGCGCCACACCTGGTCCGGATACCAGGCCAGCCGCCGCCGCAGGCCGGTGAGCGTGCCGAGCCCGTCATGGAAGACGGCACCCCCGGTGACCTCGGCGAGGCGCTGCTGCGGCACGGCCAGCCAGTCGCGGGCGCCCGGCTCGGCGCCCTTCGGTCCGAGCCGCTCGGCCGCCCACGTGTCCACGGTGTGGACCCGCACCCGGTGGTCGACCGGCCCGTCGGTCACCTCCATGTGCCCCACCGGGTCCAGCGGACCACCGCCCGCCCGAAAATGCGTCGGCCACCCCCTGACCTGCTTGGGCAGCCGCTCCGCCAGCGCCAGGCCGATGCCCCGCGCCAGCCGCTGGTGGTCCTCCGCCCGCAGGAAGAGGTCGAGACGCGGACCCCAGTCGTGGTCCGCCGACCGGGCGGTGTCGAACCCCAGCACCTCGGAGCCGGCCCCCACCCGGGCGGCGGCATGGGGCACACCCGGCGCCACGTCCCGCAGGACCGGCCGGACGCCTTCCTCGTACAGAGCCCTGGCCAGGTCGAGGCCGGAAACGAACGGTCCGCCGGAGGTCGTCATGGCCCTACTCTCCGCGCCCCGGGCGCCTGGCGCCCAGCTATTTCGTGCCGGCCGTGCCCGCCGTGCAAGCCGCCGGATCGCGGCCCTGGAGCGGCCCGGACAAATCAGTACAAAGTTAAGGCCCGTATAAGTGGCCGCGGGGCTCCCTACGGATTTACGCTGAGTAAGGATGCAGCACTTCCGGGCGGGAGACCCGGAGGACATCCGTCGGTAGAACGACAACACTGCACAGTGCTCACACTGCGAAGGAGGTGGCTGGAATGGCCACCGATTCGACTCACTCGACATCGCAGGGCCGCTCGACATCCGGGATAGAGAGCCACCCGGACCTTATGGCCCTCCGGGGCCGTTACGCCGAGGCGTCTGCGAAGCCGATCTCGGGGCTGATCGAGGGCCTCTGCCTGCTGACCGGTCTCTACCTGGCGATCTCGCCCTGGGTGGTCGGCTTCACGAACTTCACCAACCTGCGGGTCAGCAATCTGATCACGGGCATCGCGCTGGCCGTCCTGGCGATGGGCTTCGGCTCGGTGCTGGAACGGACAGTCGGGCTCGGCTG includes:
- a CDS encoding DUF4037 domain-containing protein; this translates as MTTSGGPFVSGLDLARALYEEGVRPVLRDVAPGVPHAAARVGAGSEVLGFDTARSADHDWGPRLDLFLRAEDHQRLARGIGLALAERLPKQVRGWPTHFRAGGGPLDPVGHMEVTDGPVDHRVRVHTVDTWAAERLGPKGAEPGARDWLAVPQQRLAEVTGGAVFHDGLGTLTGLRRRLAWYPDQVWRYLLACQWQRLSQEEAFVGRCAEVGDDLGSAVVAARLARDVMRLCLLLERRYAPYGKWLGSAFARLDAARTVGPALRGALAATDAEVREACLCDAYEAVAAQQNASGLAAWVDPTRRPYHSRPYLVLHAERFAQALAHTVTDPELRALPLVGGVDQWADNTDLLGQPRAIRAAVDAVGEGP
- a CDS encoding SPW repeat protein, with amino-acid sequence MATDSTHSTSQGRSTSGIESHPDLMALRGRYAEASAKPISGLIEGLCLLTGLYLAISPWVVGFTNFTNLRVSNLITGIALAVLAMGFGSVLERTVGLGWCAIAIGVWTILAPWAIAGPNAAITHTIVNNAIVGGVAIALGLATMGLGFMGGRRHAH